The following are from one region of the Leptotrichia trevisanii DSM 22070 genome:
- a CDS encoding SMI1/KNR4 family protein, with amino-acid sequence MNERFMDMLKEYLKKNERKAIGYSEEEITKIEKLYDIEVKGDFREFLKYAGRCDGDLLGDDPVILYRQTWSIQSYLRKNYFNFIDEDYTVLHGDLQKKPFIFSIEMETYYFYIRTADDDLKVYCFDENEEILKDTGMNFNEYMVDLVERYNPELKPTLDFSTVGELMVQCDTSEKRIIGLKEIREYVSSERKETSEIFILFEKYLEKSKKKFTGYNDDEIRGIEELYDIEVKGDFREYLSIAGKSLGGLLGKKEFLLYSDIGVRERILLQFSLEKELRENELYDIVDEKFFILDYKNNSEYIFITTKNNGKIYYYNKDRKILKEVENNFNDYIVKLIKKYNRSLVEIKNDITSGNILNII; translated from the coding sequence ATGAATGAAAGATTTATGGATATGCTAAAAGAATATCTAAAAAAAAATGAGAGAAAAGCAATAGGATACAGTGAAGAAGAAATTACTAAAATTGAAAAGCTGTATGATATAGAAGTAAAAGGAGATTTCAGGGAGTTCTTAAAATATGCCGGAAGATGTGATGGAGATTTACTGGGAGATGATCCTGTTATCTTATATAGGCAAACTTGGAGTATACAGTCTTACTTAAGAAAAAATTATTTTAACTTTATAGATGAAGATTATACGGTATTACATGGCGATCTCCAAAAGAAACCATTTATATTTTCAATAGAAATGGAAACCTATTATTTTTATATAAGGACAGCAGATGATGATTTAAAGGTATACTGTTTTGATGAGAATGAAGAAATATTAAAGGATACTGGAATGAATTTTAATGAATATATGGTTGATTTAGTAGAAAGATACAATCCTGAATTAAAACCTACACTAGATTTTTCCACTGTAGGAGAATTAATGGTACAGTGTGATACATCTGAAAAAAGAATAATAGGATTAAAGGAAATAAGGGAATACGTATCTTCAGAAAGAAAAGAAACCTCAGAGATTTTTATCCTTTTTGAAAAATATCTTGAAAAGAGCAAGAAGAAATTTACAGGATACAATGATGATGAGATAAGGGGGATAGAGGAACTATATGATATAGAAGTGAAAGGAGATTTCAGGGAATATTTAAGTATAGCAGGAAAAAGTTTAGGAGGATTATTAGGTAAAAAAGAATTCTTATTATACAGTGATATTGGTGTAAGAGAAAGGATTTTATTGCAATTTTCACTTGAAAAAGAATTGAGAGAAAACGAATTGTATGATATCGTTGATGAGAAATTTTTTATTTTAGATTATAAAAATAATTCTGAATATATTTTTATAACGACTAAAAATAATGGGAAAATATATTATTATAATAAAGATAGAAAAATCTTAAAAGAAGTAGAAAATAATTTTAATGATTATATTGTTAAATTAATAAAAAAATATAATCGTAGTCTTGTAGAGATAAAAAATGATATAACATCTGGAAATATTCTAAATATAATCTAA